One genomic region from Zalophus californianus isolate mZalCal1 chromosome 2, mZalCal1.pri.v2, whole genome shotgun sequence encodes:
- the LOC113925020 gene encoding 60S ribosomal protein L10a-like has translation MSSKVSHDTLYEAVREVLHGNQRKRWKFLETVELQISLKNYDPQKDKRFAGTVRLKSTPRPKFSLCVLGDQQHCDESKAVDIPHMDIEALKKLNKNKKLVKKLAKKYDAFLASESLIKQIPRILGPGLNKAGKFPSLLTHNENMVAKVDEVKSTIKFQMKKVLCLAVAVGHVKMTDDELVYNIHLVVNFLVSLLKKNWQNVRALYIKSTMGKPQRLY, from the coding sequence ATGAGCAGCAAAGTCTCCCATGACACCCTGTACGAGGCGGTGCGGGAAGTCCTGCATGGGAACCAGCGCAAGCGCTGGAAGTTTTTGGAGACGGTGGAGCTGCAGATCAGTCTGAAGAACTATGACCCTCAGAAGGACAAACGCTTCGCGGGCACCGTCAGGCTTAAGTCCACTCCCCGCCCCAAGTTCTCCCTATGTGTTTTGGGGGATCAGCAGCACTGTGATGAGTCCAAGGCAGTGGATATTCCCCACATGGATATTGAGGCGCTGAAGAAACTcaacaagaataagaaattagTCAAGAAGTTGGCCAAGAAGTATGATGCCTTTTTGGCTTCAGAATCTCTTATCAAGCAGATCCCACGAATCCTGGGCCCAGGCCTGAATAAGGCTGGCAAGTTCCCTTCCTTGCTGACCCACAATGAAAACATGGTGGCCAAAGTGGATGAAGTGAAGTCCACCATCAAATTCCAGATGAAGAAGGTGCTGTGTCTGGCAGTGGCTgttggccatgtgaagatgacagATGACGAGCTTGTGTACAACATCCACTTAGTGGTCAATTTCCTGGTGTCCTTGCTCAAGAAGAATTGGCAGAATGTCCGGGCCTTATACATCAAGAGCACCATGGGCAAGCCCCAGCGCCTGTACTAA